A region from the Mycolicibacterium litorale genome encodes:
- a CDS encoding N,N-dimethylformamidase, small subunit, with amino-acid sequence MIPIPQDDDTRRTMRAAIEASVADFHGVPGFSVVRTEGPGTAIGAHGGIQDDMRLDRVLTRLRMQPAGAFGGKFVIVCTKPEREWRIARLSGIRGVPPAFVDDRVFTDEQAAQAEIFTMRLDQYPAEDGMPEHYRPEWKARGENWA; translated from the coding sequence ATGATCCCGATTCCCCAGGACGACGACACGCGGCGGACGATGCGGGCGGCGATCGAGGCGAGCGTCGCGGACTTCCACGGTGTGCCCGGTTTCTCCGTGGTGCGGACCGAGGGGCCGGGCACCGCCATCGGCGCCCACGGCGGCATCCAGGACGATATGCGGCTCGACCGGGTGCTGACCCGGCTGCGGATGCAACCCGCGGGCGCGTTCGGCGGCAAGTTCGTGATCGTCTGCACCAAACCGGAGCGGGAATGGCGGATCGCGCGACTGTCGGGTATCCGCGGCGTACCACCGGCGTTCGTCGACGACCGGGTGTTCACCGACGAGCAGGCCGCGCAGGCCGAGATCTTCACGATGCGGCTCGACCAGTACCCCGCCGAGGACGGTATGCCGGAGCACTACCGCCCGGAATGGAAGGCGCGAGGGGAGAAC